In Nostoc sp. GT001, a genomic segment contains:
- a CDS encoding ribonuclease: protein MQFKKLFIASSLLITSLFIPNAAIAQNRGTPGKFDFYVLTLSWSPDYCATNGTRDPQQCSSGKKLGFVLHGLWPQYQRGYPANCSTQKLPSAVKRQFPNLYPSNKLYDHEWEKHGTCSGKTPAEYLGLSKKLKDAIAIPAAYNRPAKPLRTTITNFKNSFVSANNQISADGVAPFCSGSGRFLQEVFFCYSKNGKPGICSAEILKRSQKSCGQPDFLLRNVR from the coding sequence ATGCAATTCAAGAAACTTTTCATCGCATCTTCTCTATTAATTACTAGTCTTTTTATACCTAATGCTGCCATTGCTCAAAATCGCGGTACTCCGGGGAAATTTGATTTTTATGTACTGACACTCTCTTGGTCGCCAGATTATTGTGCGACAAATGGCACTCGCGATCCACAGCAGTGCAGTTCTGGCAAGAAACTTGGTTTTGTATTACATGGTTTGTGGCCACAATACCAAAGGGGTTATCCTGCTAATTGTTCCACCCAAAAATTACCATCGGCAGTAAAGCGGCAGTTTCCCAATTTATATCCTAGTAATAAACTTTACGATCATGAATGGGAAAAACATGGTACTTGTTCGGGGAAAACGCCTGCGGAATATTTGGGATTGAGTAAAAAGTTAAAAGATGCGATCGCTATTCCCGCAGCTTATAATCGTCCTGCAAAACCATTGCGTACCACAATTACGAATTTTAAAAATTCATTCGTGAGTGCGAATAATCAAATTAGTGCTGATGGTGTAGCACCTTTTTGTTCTGGTTCGGGAAGATTTTTGCAAGAAGTCTTCTTTTGTTATTCCAAAAATGGTAAACCTGGTATTTGTAGCGCCGAGATTTTGAAGCGATCGCAAAAAAGTTGTGGTCAACCAGATTTTTTATTGAGAAATGTTAGATAG
- a CDS encoding pyridoxal phosphate-dependent aminotransferase — translation MKLAARVSQVTPSLTLAIAAKAKALKAEGIDVCSFSAGEPDFDTPAHIKAAAVKALDEGKTKYGAAAGEPKLREAIAHKLKNDNGLDYKSENVIVTNGGKHSLYNLMVALIDPGDEVIIPAPYWLSYPEMVTLVGGVSVIVPTNATTGYKITPEQLRKAITPKTKLFILNSPSNPTGMVYTPDEIKALAQVVVDADIFVVSDEIYEKILYDGAEHISIGSLGKEIFDRTLISNGFAKAYSMTGWRLGYLAGPVEIIKAASSIQGHSTSNVCTFAQYGAIAALQSSQDCVEEMRQAFAKRRQVMLDRLNAIPGLSTAKPDGAFYLFPDISKTGLKSLEFCDALLEQHQVAVIPGIAFGADNNIRLSYATDMATIEKGMDRLEKFVKSRI, via the coding sequence ATGAAGCTGGCAGCAAGAGTAAGTCAGGTAACACCTTCATTAACCTTAGCGATCGCAGCCAAGGCTAAGGCACTGAAGGCGGAAGGAATAGATGTTTGTAGTTTTAGCGCTGGAGAACCAGATTTTGATACCCCAGCGCATATTAAAGCCGCAGCAGTCAAAGCTTTGGATGAAGGCAAAACCAAGTATGGTGCAGCAGCCGGAGAACCAAAGTTAAGGGAAGCGATCGCCCATAAGCTCAAAAATGATAACGGTCTTGATTACAAGTCAGAAAATGTCATCGTCACTAATGGCGGTAAGCATTCTTTGTACAACTTGATGGTGGCATTGATCGATCCAGGTGATGAGGTAATTATCCCTGCACCCTACTGGTTAAGTTATCCCGAAATGGTAACTTTGGTCGGTGGAGTTTCGGTAATTGTGCCCACAAATGCCACAACGGGTTATAAAATTACTCCCGAACAACTCCGTAAAGCAATCACGCCGAAGACGAAGTTATTTATCCTCAACTCTCCATCTAATCCTACAGGGATGGTTTATACGCCAGATGAAATCAAAGCACTGGCGCAGGTAGTAGTTGATGCAGATATCTTTGTCGTCTCTGATGAGATTTACGAAAAGATTCTCTACGACGGTGCAGAACATATCAGCATCGGTTCTCTTGGGAAGGAAATTTTTGACCGCACTTTGATTAGTAATGGGTTTGCAAAAGCTTATTCTATGACTGGGTGGAGACTTGGTTATTTAGCGGGGCCTGTGGAAATTATTAAAGCAGCGAGTTCCATTCAAGGACATAGTACATCTAACGTGTGTACCTTTGCCCAATATGGTGCGATCGCAGCGCTACAAAGTTCTCAAGATTGTGTCGAAGAAATGCGCCAAGCCTTCGCCAAACGCCGACAGGTAATGCTAGACAGACTCAACGCTATTCCCGGATTGAGTACCGCAAAACCAGATGGCGCTTTTTATCTGTTCCCTGATATCAGCAAAACCGGTCTAAAATCCCTAGAATTTTGTGACGCTTTGTTGGAACAACATCAAGTTGCTGTCATTCCCGGAATTGCTTTTGGCGCTGATAACAACATTCGCCTTTCCTACGCCACAGATATGGCGACGATTGAAAAGGGAATGGATAGATTAGAGAAATTTGTCAAGTCGCGTATTTAG
- a CDS encoding transcriptional regulator codes for MLKTHLIHTEADYRAALDEIERLFDAGLNTPEFDRLEVLTTLVKAYEQRYYPTETRDPIEVILYYLESRELFLDDIEPMKQAMFY; via the coding sequence ATGCTTAAAACCCATCTTATTCACACCGAAGCTGATTATCGTGCTGCACTTGATGAAATTGAAAGATTGTTTGATGCAGGACTCAATACACCAGAGTTTGACCGCTTGGAAGTTTTAACTACGCTTGTTAAAGCATACGAGCAAAGGTATTACCCAACCGAAACACGAGATCCTATTGAAGTAATCTTATATTATCTTGAATCCCGTGAGTTGTTTTTAGATGACATAGAGCCAATGAAACAAGCGATGTTTTACTAA
- a CDS encoding tetratricopeptide repeat protein yields MSLSLCMIVKNEAATLPKCLSSVRKVVDEMIVLDTGSIDRTPNIAQQLGAKVHHFKWCNDFSAARNAALKYVTGDWILVLDADETLTPAIVPQLREAIARDEYLLINLVRQEVGAEQSPYSLVSRLFRNHPDIRFDRPYHALVDDSVSEILTKEPYWQIGYLPGVALVHTGYQKSAIAQNNKYAKATTAMEGFLATHPNDPYVCSKLGALYVQTGKISQGMDLLRRGITVAEDNYDILYELHYHLGIAYSRLQKSPQAISHYQAAIKLPIYPMLKLGAYNNLGNLLKAAGDFNGAKTAYTTALKIDPTFVFGHYNLAMTFKALGLFADAIVYYQHAITLNPNYAEAYQNLGVVLLKIGNHQDSLAAFKKAIALHERYNPEEAKRLRQGLQEMQLI; encoded by the coding sequence ATGAGTTTGAGTCTATGCATGATTGTGAAAAACGAAGCAGCAACACTGCCTAAATGCCTGAGCAGTGTGAGAAAAGTAGTGGATGAAATGATAGTCTTGGATACAGGCTCAATCGATCGCACTCCCAATATTGCCCAACAACTCGGTGCAAAAGTCCATCATTTTAAATGGTGTAATGATTTCAGTGCTGCCCGCAATGCAGCTCTCAAATATGTCACTGGTGATTGGATTTTGGTATTGGATGCTGATGAAACTCTGACTCCTGCAATTGTACCGCAGTTGCGAGAGGCGATCGCAAGAGATGAATATCTGCTCATCAACCTCGTTCGTCAGGAAGTTGGTGCAGAACAATCTCCCTATTCTCTGGTTTCCAGGCTATTCCGTAATCATCCAGATATTCGTTTTGACCGTCCTTACCATGCCTTGGTAGATGATAGTGTGTCGGAAATTTTAACCAAAGAACCCTACTGGCAAATAGGTTATTTACCTGGGGTTGCACTTGTACACACAGGATATCAAAAAAGTGCGATCGCTCAAAATAACAAATATGCCAAAGCCACTACAGCAATGGAAGGGTTTCTCGCAACTCATCCCAACGATCCCTATGTTTGCAGTAAATTAGGGGCGTTGTATGTGCAAACTGGGAAAATTTCTCAAGGTATGGATTTGCTCAGACGAGGAATCACCGTTGCTGAAGACAACTACGATATTTTATATGAACTCCACTATCATTTAGGCATTGCCTACAGTCGGTTGCAAAAATCCCCACAGGCGATTTCTCACTATCAAGCTGCCATCAAATTGCCAATTTATCCGATGCTCAAACTAGGAGCATACAACAACTTGGGTAACTTACTCAAAGCAGCAGGAGATTTCAACGGTGCGAAAACTGCTTATACTACAGCTTTGAAAATAGATCCCACTTTTGTTTTTGGACATTATAATTTGGCGATGACATTTAAGGCTTTGGGTTTATTTGCAGATGCGATCGTATATTATCAACATGCAATTACCTTAAATCCCAACTATGCCGAAGCATATCAAAATTTAGGGGTAGTGTTGCTAAAAATTGGCAATCATCAAGATAGTTTAGCAGCTTTTAAAAAGGCGATCGCCCTTCACGAAAGGTATAATCCCGAAGAGGCGAAGAGGCTACGCCAAGGATTGCAAGAGATGCAGTTGATATAG
- a CDS encoding proton extrusion protein PcxA — protein MKNSLTRTFQKYLRSLNRWFSNTPERALLEAYEAAQRIKNIENEHFDNKKISLQSVNYTENVMSYWQVYLNKNLTIIKIRLAEFQLSRGIVNISNSVLLEKLKVVDEVVEKYAIKDEVINNSPSVPTYQPLKINDNEIKKQLNSSKINDTQVKAPIPKSRLSNSSIGRRINKIQADFAPQTEEEFVRNYRISKGRTIISLRFLIILILVPLLSQYLSKEFIVTPILERVRGDNATQIFINSDMEKEAIHELHNFQEELRFEYFLNQAPPLSSELTQEKIKSKAIEISEEFSRKSNSSISNAFADLISLFAFGIVIAMSKREIVILKSFMDTIVSGLSDSAKAFLIILFTDIFVGFHSPDGWEVLLAGLAEHLGLPASRNVIFFFIATFPVILNTIFKYWIFRYLSRLSPSSLATLKEMDE, from the coding sequence ATGAAAAACTCACTTACCAGAACATTCCAAAAATATTTGCGATCGCTGAACCGTTGGTTTTCAAATACACCAGAAAGGGCACTTTTAGAAGCTTACGAAGCAGCTCAGAGAATTAAAAACATTGAGAACGAACATTTTGATAACAAAAAAATATCTTTACAATCAGTAAATTATACTGAAAATGTAATGTCTTACTGGCAAGTATACCTTAATAAGAACCTAACTATTATTAAGATCAGGCTTGCAGAATTCCAGCTTAGTCGCGGAATTGTCAATATCTCTAATTCTGTTTTATTAGAAAAATTGAAGGTTGTTGATGAAGTAGTAGAGAAATATGCTATCAAAGATGAGGTAATTAATAATAGTCCCTCAGTGCCAACTTATCAGCCTTTAAAAATCAATGATAACGAAATAAAAAAACAGTTAAATTCATCTAAAATAAATGATACTCAAGTTAAAGCTCCAATTCCAAAAAGTAGACTGAGTAATAGTTCTATTGGCAGAAGAATTAATAAAATTCAAGCAGATTTTGCACCGCAGACAGAAGAAGAGTTTGTTAGAAATTATCGCATTTCTAAAGGTAGAACAATAATTTCCCTGCGATTTTTGATAATTCTCATTCTTGTACCGCTTTTAAGTCAATATTTATCTAAAGAATTTATAGTAACTCCAATATTAGAAAGGGTTAGAGGAGATAATGCAACTCAAATCTTCATTAATTCTGATATGGAAAAAGAAGCTATCCATGAATTACATAATTTTCAAGAAGAACTGAGATTTGAATATTTTCTTAATCAAGCACCACCACTTTCTTCAGAGCTAACACAAGAAAAAATCAAAAGTAAAGCAATTGAAATCTCTGAAGAATTTAGCAGAAAAAGTAATAGTAGTATTAGTAATGCTTTTGCTGATTTAATATCACTCTTTGCTTTTGGTATAGTTATCGCCATGAGCAAAAGAGAAATTGTAATTCTTAAGTCTTTTATGGATACCATTGTCTCTGGTCTCAGCGATAGTGCTAAGGCTTTTTTAATTATTCTATTTACAGATATATTTGTAGGATTTCACTCACCAGATGGGTGGGAAGTTCTTCTTGCGGGATTGGCAGAACATTTAGGTCTACCAGCCAGTAGAAATGTAATCTTTTTCTTTATTGCGACATTTCCTGTAATTTTAAACACTATCTTTAAATACTGGATATTCCGCTATCTCAGTCGTTTATCTCCATCGTCATTAGCTACATTAAAAGAGATGGACGAGTAA
- a CDS encoding polyphosphate kinase 2 family protein translates to MNHDAFIVPPGSKISLKKNYDPAYKTDFHEKTDAATKLQVDIERLANYQNILYAQNTYALLIIFQAMDAAGKDSTIKHVTSGVNPQGFQVFSFXGASAEELDHDYLWRSMKALPERGRIGIFNRSYYEEALVVRVHPEMLQKQQLPRFPNGNKIWKQRFEEINNFEKYLVNNGVIILKFFLNVSKSEQKKRFLERIDSPDKNWKFSDNDVRERAFWDDYMNAYEEVFNNTSTKWAPWYIIPADRKWFTRLTVANIICTKLEELNLQYPTVSEEHKQQLLEAKRILEQED, encoded by the coding sequence ATGAATCATGATGCTTTCATTGTTCCACCAGGTTCAAAGATTTCTCTGAAAAAAAACTATGACCCAGCTTATAAAACTGATTTTCATGAAAAAACTGATGCTGCAACAAAATTACAGGTAGATATTGAACGACTAGCTAATTACCAAAATATCCTCTATGCTCAAAACACCTATGCTCTGTTGATTATTTTTCAAGCAATGGATGCTGCTGGCAAAGACAGCACTATTAAACACGTAACTTCTGGTGTTAATCCGCAGGGATTTCAGGTGTTTAGTTTTAANGGAGCCAGTGCAGAAGAATTAGACCATGATTACTTGTGGCGCTCAATGAAAGCTCTGCCAGAAAGAGGAAGAATTGGCATATTCAACCGTTCATACTATGAAGAAGCGCTAGTGGTGCGTGTCCATCCAGAAATGCTTCAGAAACAACAGCTTCCTCGCTTCCCTAATGGAAATAAGATATGGAAACAGCGTTTTGAAGAAATCAATAACTTTGAAAAATATTTGGTTAATAATGGTGTAATTATTCTGAAGTTTTTTCTAAATGTCTCTAAATCAGAGCAGAAAAAACGCTTTTTAGAACGGATTGACTCTCCTGATAAAAATTGGAAGTTTTCAGATAATGATGTCCGAGAACGAGCTTTTTGGGATGATTATATGAATGCTTATGAAGAGGTTTTTAATAATACGAGTACTAAATGGGCGCCGTGGTATATTATTCCTGCCGATCGCAAATGGTTTACACGCCTGACTGTTGCCAATATTATCTGTACAAAATTAGAAGAACTAAATCTGCAATACCCAACAGTTAGCGAGGAACATAAGCAGCAACTTTTGGAGGCAAAACGTATTCTAGAGCAGGAAGATTAA
- the miaE gene encoding tRNA isopentenyl-2-thiomethyl-A-37 hydroxylase MiaE — protein MLTQLTTINALKQPTSSAWVEQAIANLDIILLDHSHCERKAAGVALNMMFRYPSNTKMVRELTAIAREELEHFELVNQWLERRNIPLAPLPPPPYGAGLRATVRPKEPERFLDSLLVTGLIEARSHERLGLLAAHCPEPELAKFYRGLMASEARHYGIYWVLAATYFDKEIVMQRLDELAIVESELLATLHPEPRIHS, from the coding sequence GTGCTTACTCAGTTAACGACTATCAACGCCCTGAAACAGCCCACTAGTTCTGCTTGGGTTGAACAAGCGATCGCTAATTTAGATATCATCTTACTCGACCACTCCCACTGCGAACGCAAAGCAGCAGGTGTAGCGTTGAACATGATGTTTCGCTACCCTTCCAATACTAAAATGGTACGGGAGTTAACTGCGATCGCCCGCGAAGAACTAGAACATTTTGAGCTAGTCAACCAATGGTTAGAACGCCGGAATATTCCCCTAGCTCCCCTACCACCACCTCCCTATGGCGCGGGTTTAAGAGCTACTGTACGCCCCAAAGAACCTGAACGATTTCTGGATTCCTTACTAGTCACTGGTTTAATTGAAGCTCGCTCTCACGAGCGCCTGGGACTATTAGCTGCTCACTGTCCAGAGCCAGAGTTAGCAAAATTTTATCGTGGGCTAATGGCGTCCGAAGCGCGTCACTACGGTATATATTGGGTTTTAGCTGCTACTTATTTCGACAAAGAAATTGTCATGCAGCGGCTTGATGAATTAGCAATTGTCGAAAGCGAGTTGCTGGCGACTTTGCATCCAGAACCTAGAATTCACAGTTAG
- a CDS encoding VOC family protein has protein sequence MKLQLTHLRLLVSNYKDSFLFYRDLLKFDVDWGDEDSGYAEFNTGYLKLGLLKQELMAEVVPRIEQPSYIVNRDKIALILAVDNVDEVYEQVKEQNALVVTQPQDRPSWGIRTAHLRDPDGNLIEIYNNLGIIS, from the coding sequence ATGAAGCTTCAGCTAACACACCTGAGACTGCTTGTCTCCAATTACAAAGATTCTTTTCTGTTCTACCGGGATCTGCTGAAATTTGATGTCGATTGGGGCGATGAAGATAGCGGATATGCTGAGTTTAATACCGGATATCTCAAGCTGGGTTTGCTCAAACAAGAATTAATGGCTGAAGTAGTCCCAAGAATCGAACAGCCTTCATACATTGTCAATCGAGATAAAATTGCCTTGATTTTGGCAGTGGATAATGTGGATGAGGTCTATGAGCAAGTAAAGGAGCAAAATGCGCTTGTTGTGACTCAACCACAAGATCGCCCAAGCTGGGGAATCCGCACAGCTCATTTGCGCGATCCTGATGGCAATTTGATCGAAATCTACAACAATCTCGGAATTATCAGTTAA
- the cbiE gene encoding precorrin-6y C5,15-methyltransferase (decarboxylating) subunit CbiE, protein MIQKWLSIVGIGEDGLQGLSAIARSLIDQAQVIVGGDRHLAMLPTDDRREKLVWSSPISTSVDEIIQRRGQSICVLASGDPMCYGIGVTLMRRIPVSEMTIIPAPSAFSLACARVGWSLTEVETLSLNGRPSSILQSYIYPKARLLILSEGKDTPAIVAQILTNRGYGGSKITVLERMGGAHERIVEGTAASWSETEVAVLNAIAVDCIADPGVIALPRLPGLPDNAYHHDGQLTKREVRAITLAALAPTPGELLWDVGAGCGSISIEWMRSNARCRAIAIEQNSSRLLYIADNAATLGTPNLQIIEGKAPHALKDLPAPDAIFIGGGVTATGLFDVCWEALRPGGRLVANVVTVEGEQTLFQWHEQVGGDLTRIAIQRAEPIGKFLGWRAMAAVTQWVVVKP, encoded by the coding sequence ATGATACAAAAATGGCTTTCTATTGTTGGCATTGGGGAAGATGGATTACAGGGGTTAAGTGCGATCGCTCGTTCTTTAATCGATCAAGCTCAAGTAATTGTGGGAGGCGATCGCCATTTAGCAATGCTTCCTACAGACGATCGACGTGAGAAACTAGTCTGGTCATCTCCCATTAGCACTTCTGTAGACGAAATCATCCAGCGTCGGGGGCAGTCAATCTGCGTACTCGCAAGCGGCGATCCGATGTGTTATGGCATTGGTGTCACCTTGATGCGGCGAATTCCTGTCTCTGAAATGACGATTATCCCCGCACCTTCAGCCTTCAGCCTCGCCTGTGCCAGGGTGGGATGGTCTTTAACTGAGGTAGAAACCTTGAGTTTAAATGGTCGTCCATCTTCCATACTCCAGTCTTACATCTATCCAAAAGCGCGGCTGTTGATTTTGAGTGAAGGCAAAGACACACCCGCCATTGTTGCTCAAATTTTGACAAATCGCGGCTATGGTGGCAGTAAAATCACCGTATTGGAGCGTATGGGCGGCGCTCATGAAAGAATTGTAGAAGGTACGGCTGCATCTTGGAGTGAAACTGAAGTTGCAGTGTTGAATGCGATCGCAGTTGATTGTATTGCGGATCCTGGGGTTATTGCATTACCAAGATTGCCAGGATTACCAGATAACGCCTACCACCACGATGGACAGTTAACGAAGCGTGAAGTTAGGGCAATTACCCTAGCAGCTTTGGCTCCCACACCAGGAGAATTATTGTGGGATGTGGGCGCGGGTTGCGGCTCAATTTCAATTGAATGGATGCGGAGTAATGCGCGATGTCGAGCGATCGCGATCGAACAAAATTCTTCTAGACTACTATATATTGCCGATAACGCCGCCACTCTTGGTACTCCAAATCTGCAAATTATTGAAGGGAAAGCGCCCCATGCCCTGAAAGACTTGCCAGCACCAGATGCCATTTTTATTGGTGGTGGGGTTACAGCAACGGGACTTTTTGATGTTTGTTGGGAAGCACTGCGGCCGGGTGGACGTTTGGTGGCCAATGTTGTAACAGTAGAGGGTGAGCAAACTTTATTTCAATGGCATGAACAAGTCGGTGGTGATTTAACTCGTATTGCCATTCAGCGGGCGGAACCTATTGGTAAATTTTTGGGTTGGCGAGCAATGGCGGCTGTGACGCAATGGGTAGTAGTGAAGCCTTAA